A part of Arthrobacter dokdonellae genomic DNA contains:
- a CDS encoding MBL fold metallo-hydrolase produces the protein MHELPNEAFQLDNSRGANGYVIPLDRGFAVVDPGMKSGARAVVAEVAGAGLTGAVTDVLLTHYDVDHAGAALAVAAENGAKLWIGRADADILAGRRSPGTFARRVLSSMGRPKLPGIVHFLGETEGFPEEIRAVPTPGHTPGHFAFVWRQTVFSGDAAMVRADGTLRQFPALLITDKAQALASTAVLEDLDVQWICPGHGRPVQR, from the coding sequence ATGCATGAGCTGCCGAACGAAGCGTTTCAGCTGGACAATTCCCGCGGTGCCAACGGGTATGTGATTCCGCTGGACCGGGGGTTCGCCGTCGTGGATCCGGGCATGAAGTCCGGGGCCCGGGCGGTCGTCGCAGAGGTGGCGGGGGCCGGACTGACAGGGGCAGTCACGGATGTCCTGCTGACTCACTACGACGTCGACCATGCTGGCGCTGCGCTGGCCGTCGCCGCTGAAAACGGTGCGAAGCTGTGGATCGGCAGGGCCGACGCGGACATCCTGGCCGGCCGCCGGTCCCCCGGCACGTTCGCGCGTCGCGTGTTGTCCTCAATGGGGCGCCCGAAGCTGCCCGGCATTGTCCACTTCCTGGGCGAGACGGAGGGCTTCCCCGAGGAAATCAGGGCGGTGCCGACGCCGGGGCACACGCCCGGGCACTTCGCGTTCGTTTGGCGGCAGACAGTCTTTTCGGGAGACGCCGCCATGGTCCGCGCAGACGGCACGCTGAGGCAGTTTCCGGCGCTGTTGATCACGGACAAGGCACAGGCACTGGCCTCGACGGCAGTGCTGGAGGACCTGGACGTCCAGTGGATCTGCCCCGGCCACGGAAGGCCCGTGCAGCGCTAA
- a CDS encoding quinone oxidoreductase family protein, which yields MTPQSRAIVARGPGGPEVLELREVPVPEAGAGELLVRIAAVGVNFIETYQRDGTYDVPFPFTPGAEAAGTVVAVGPGVEEFAVGDRVATAEGRGCYAEYAIFPAQKALPVPSSVPLDVAAALPLQGMTAHYLMNSTYHVEPGQRVLLHAGAGGVGLLLTQMLKEREARVITTVSTDEKEELSRVAGADDVLRYEGFAEAVRELTDGDGVDVVYDGVGKDTFEGSLASLRIRGMLVLFGGASGQVPPFDLQRLNSSGSLFVTRPTMVHYLRNPQERRWRSAEVFNAVAAGKLTARIGARFPLAEAGAAHAALQGRRTTGKVILVP from the coding sequence ATGACCCCGCAAAGCCGCGCCATTGTCGCCAGAGGCCCCGGCGGTCCCGAGGTCTTGGAACTCAGGGAGGTTCCCGTCCCCGAGGCCGGCGCCGGGGAACTGCTGGTCCGCATCGCCGCCGTCGGCGTGAATTTCATCGAGACCTACCAGCGGGACGGAACCTACGACGTACCCTTCCCGTTCACCCCGGGCGCCGAGGCCGCCGGCACGGTCGTGGCGGTGGGCCCCGGCGTTGAGGAATTTGCCGTGGGAGACCGTGTCGCCACCGCCGAAGGCCGGGGCTGCTACGCCGAATACGCCATTTTCCCCGCGCAGAAGGCGCTGCCTGTCCCGTCCTCCGTGCCCTTGGACGTCGCCGCAGCCCTCCCGCTGCAGGGCATGACCGCCCACTACCTCATGAACTCGACTTATCACGTGGAGCCCGGCCAGAGGGTGCTGCTCCATGCCGGAGCCGGCGGCGTGGGCCTGCTGCTGACCCAGATGCTCAAGGAGCGTGAAGCCAGGGTGATCACCACCGTCTCCACCGACGAAAAGGAAGAGCTCTCCCGCGTGGCAGGGGCGGACGACGTCCTGCGCTACGAAGGGTTTGCCGAGGCCGTTCGCGAACTGACCGACGGAGACGGCGTCGATGTGGTGTACGACGGCGTCGGGAAGGACACGTTCGAAGGTTCCCTTGCGTCGCTGCGCATCCGCGGCATGCTGGTGCTCTTTGGCGGGGCGTCCGGCCAGGTGCCGCCCTTTGACCTGCAGCGCCTGAACTCTTCCGGGTCCCTGTTTGTCACGCGCCCGACGATGGTCCACTACCTGCGCAACCCGCAGGAGCGCCGCTGGCGTTCTGCCGAAGTCTTTAACGCTGTCGCCGCAGGCAAGCTGACCGCCCGTATAGGCGCACGCTTTCCGCTGGCCGAGGCGGGCGCCGCCCATGCGGCGCTCCAGGGGCGCCGGACCACCGGGAAGGTCATCCTGGTCCCGTAA
- the argC gene encoding N-acetyl-gamma-glutamyl-phosphate reductase, which yields MTISVAVSGASGYAGGEVLRLLASHPDVSIGAITAHSNAGTRLGELQPHLHALADRILVDTTVENLGGHDVVFLALPHGKSAAVAAQLPAETLVIDAGADHRLQDSAAWERFYGSPHAGTWPYGLPELPGARAKLQGAKRIAVPGCYPTSSLLALLPGFSAGALLADDVVIVAASGTSGAGKAAKINLIGSEVMGSMSPYGVGGGHRHTPEIQQGLSNASGLDVKVSFTPTLAPMSRGILTTATAKVAPDYAAKFGGAPGLAAELRQLWVDAYADEPFVTVLPEGRWPSTKSVQASNYAALQIAYDANVNRVVACCAIDNLTKGTAGGAVQSMNIALGLAETTGLSFQGVAP from the coding sequence ATGACGATTTCAGTAGCCGTTTCAGGAGCCAGCGGATATGCCGGGGGAGAGGTGCTGCGCCTGCTGGCCAGCCACCCGGATGTGAGCATCGGCGCCATCACGGCCCACAGCAACGCAGGCACCCGCCTGGGCGAGCTGCAGCCCCACCTGCACGCGCTGGCGGACCGCATCCTGGTTGACACCACGGTGGAAAACCTCGGCGGGCACGACGTCGTCTTCCTGGCCCTGCCGCACGGCAAGTCCGCAGCCGTCGCGGCCCAGCTGCCGGCGGAAACGCTGGTCATCGATGCCGGCGCCGACCACCGCCTGCAGGATTCGGCCGCATGGGAAAGGTTTTACGGCTCCCCGCATGCCGGCACTTGGCCGTATGGGCTGCCCGAACTCCCCGGCGCCCGCGCCAAGCTCCAAGGTGCCAAGCGCATCGCGGTCCCCGGCTGCTACCCCACCAGCTCCTTGCTCGCCCTGTTGCCCGGCTTCAGTGCAGGGGCGCTGCTGGCCGACGACGTCGTGATCGTCGCGGCCTCCGGAACGTCCGGGGCGGGAAAAGCAGCAAAGATCAACCTGATCGGCTCCGAGGTCATGGGGTCCATGAGCCCCTACGGCGTCGGCGGCGGCCACCGGCACACGCCGGAAATCCAGCAGGGCCTCTCCAACGCCTCCGGCCTGGATGTGAAAGTGTCCTTCACGCCGACACTGGCTCCCATGAGCCGAGGCATCCTCACCACGGCCACGGCCAAGGTGGCGCCGGACTATGCCGCCAAGTTTGGCGGCGCGCCGGGCCTCGCTGCTGAACTGCGCCAGCTCTGGGTCGACGCGTACGCGGACGAGCCGTTCGTCACTGTCCTCCCCGAGGGCCGCTGGCCGTCCACCAAGTCGGTCCAGGCCTCCAACTACGCCGCCCTGCAGATCGCCTACGACGCCAATGTGAACCGCGTGGTGGCCTGCTGCGCCATCGACAACCTCACCAAGGGAACCGCCGGCGGAGCGGTACAGTCAATGAACATTGCCCTCGGCCTGGCGGAAACCACCGGCCTTTCCTTCCAAGGAGTAGCACCATGA
- the argJ gene encoding bifunctional glutamate N-acetyltransferase/amino-acid acetyltransferase ArgJ: MSVTSAQGFRAAGTTAGLKKSGNPDLALVVNDGPQHSAAAVFTSNRVAAAPVHWTRTVLGDGRVDAVVLNSGGANACTGPEGFQNTHTTAEKVADVLGMSATDVAVCSTGLIGEQLPMDKILPGVEAAAAALASDGGAAAATAIMTTDTVAKEAAWTSAPDANGNSYTIGGMAKGAGMLAPGLATMLVVITTDAEAEAEGLDAALRDAVRVTFNRADSDGCMSTNDTVLLLGSGASTVIPDMDEFTAGLTDVCAALARALIADAEGANHDIAITTVNADSERDAEIVSRSVARSNLFKCAIFGNDPNWGRVLSAVGTTDAVFDPNEINVSINGVQICRKGGIGDSRDLVDLTAREVTVEIDLRAGEASATIWTNDLTHAYVEENSAYSS; the protein is encoded by the coding sequence ATGAGCGTGACATCTGCACAGGGCTTCCGGGCCGCCGGCACCACCGCCGGGCTGAAAAAGTCCGGCAACCCCGACCTTGCCTTGGTGGTCAACGACGGCCCGCAGCACAGCGCCGCGGCGGTCTTCACGTCCAACCGTGTTGCCGCCGCGCCGGTGCACTGGACACGGACGGTCCTCGGCGACGGCCGGGTGGACGCCGTGGTCCTGAACTCCGGCGGCGCCAACGCCTGCACCGGTCCCGAAGGCTTCCAAAACACGCACACCACCGCGGAGAAGGTGGCCGACGTCCTGGGCATGTCCGCGACGGACGTGGCCGTCTGCTCCACTGGCCTCATCGGCGAACAGCTGCCCATGGACAAGATCCTGCCGGGGGTGGAGGCCGCCGCCGCCGCGCTGGCGTCCGACGGCGGGGCTGCCGCGGCCACCGCGATCATGACCACCGACACCGTCGCCAAGGAAGCGGCCTGGACGTCGGCCCCGGACGCCAACGGCAACAGCTATACCATTGGCGGCATGGCCAAGGGTGCCGGCATGCTTGCTCCCGGACTGGCCACCATGTTGGTTGTCATCACCACCGACGCCGAGGCGGAGGCAGAGGGACTGGATGCAGCCCTGCGTGACGCCGTCCGCGTTACCTTCAACCGCGCCGACTCCGACGGCTGCATGTCCACCAACGACACTGTGCTGCTGCTCGGCTCGGGCGCCTCCACTGTGATCCCCGACATGGACGAATTCACCGCCGGACTGACCGACGTCTGTGCCGCGCTGGCCCGGGCCCTGATCGCTGACGCCGAAGGGGCCAACCATGACATCGCCATCACTACCGTCAACGCGGACAGTGAACGCGACGCCGAAATTGTCTCCCGCTCCGTGGCACGCTCCAATCTGTTCAAATGCGCCATCTTCGGCAACGACCCCAATTGGGGCCGTGTCCTCTCCGCCGTTGGCACCACGGACGCCGTATTCGACCCCAACGAGATCAACGTCAGCATCAACGGCGTCCAGATCTGCCGCAAGGGCGGCATTGGGGATTCCCGCGACCTCGTGGACCTGACCGCCCGCGAAGTCACCGTCGAAATCGATCTCCGCGCCGGCGAGGCCTCCGCCACCATCTGGACGAACGACCTCACACATGCCTACGTCGAAGAAAACAGCGCCTACTCGTCGTAA
- the argB gene encoding acetylglutamate kinase — translation MNSVETAQDKAGTLIEALPWIQQFAGTVVVVKYGGNAMINDDLRRAFAEDIVFMHHVGIKPVVVHGGGPQINAMLKRLDIKSEFKGGLRVTTPEAMDVVRMVLTGQVGRELVGLINSHGAYAVGLSGEDGALLQAERTGTVVDGLPVDLGLVGEVVGVNPGAILDLLEAGRIPVISTVAPEVGDASTVLNVNADTAAAALAVALEASRLVILTDVEGLYANWPDKSSLLSSLGAGELRAMLPSLESGMIPKMGACLNAVDGGVARAAVVDGRSAHSMLLELMTTAGNGTQVFPDEEDAS, via the coding sequence ATGAATTCGGTGGAAACCGCGCAGGACAAGGCCGGGACGCTGATTGAGGCGCTGCCGTGGATCCAGCAATTTGCCGGCACCGTGGTGGTGGTGAAATATGGCGGCAACGCCATGATCAACGACGACCTCAGGCGCGCGTTTGCCGAGGACATCGTGTTCATGCACCACGTGGGCATAAAACCTGTGGTGGTCCACGGCGGCGGGCCGCAAATCAATGCGATGCTCAAGCGCCTGGACATCAAGAGCGAGTTCAAGGGCGGCCTGCGGGTCACCACCCCCGAGGCCATGGATGTGGTCCGCATGGTGCTGACCGGGCAGGTGGGCCGGGAACTGGTGGGGCTGATCAATTCGCACGGCGCGTACGCGGTGGGGCTGTCCGGCGAGGACGGCGCCCTGCTGCAGGCCGAGCGCACCGGCACCGTGGTGGACGGGCTGCCCGTGGACCTGGGCCTCGTGGGGGAGGTGGTGGGCGTGAATCCCGGGGCCATCCTGGACCTGCTGGAAGCCGGCCGCATTCCCGTGATCTCCACGGTGGCCCCCGAGGTGGGGGATGCATCGACCGTCCTGAACGTCAACGCGGACACCGCCGCCGCTGCGCTGGCCGTGGCGCTCGAGGCCTCGCGCCTGGTCATCCTGACCGACGTCGAGGGCCTCTACGCGAACTGGCCGGACAAGTCCTCGCTCCTGTCGTCCCTGGGCGCCGGTGAGCTGCGCGCCATGCTGCCGTCGCTGGAGTCGGGCATGATCCCGAAGATGGGCGCGTGCCTGAACGCGGTCGACGGCGGCGTGGCCCGTGCCGCCGTGGTCGACGGGCGCAGTGCGCACTCCATGCTGCTGGAACTGATGACCACTGCCGGCAACGGCACCCAGGTTTTTCCCGACGAAGAGGACGCATCATGA
- a CDS encoding acetylornithine transaminase, producing MSSETAGPNPEPAVTEDTANGHAATDQSTQLRATAAAVVGTGTGEQWLARYGNSLMGVFGSPQRVLVRGAGAVVWDADGNEYLDLLGGIAVNALGHAHPFVTSVIASQLATLGHVSNFFTSPTQIALAEKLLQLSDAPSGSRVFFANSGTEANEAAFKLARAHGKANPAADGRARGTILALDGAFHGRTMGALALTAKQAYREPFEPMPGGVRHIAFNDIDALRDALDDTVAALVIEPVQGEAGVRPLSGEYLQAARELTTRAGALLIVDEVQTGVGRTGDWFAGLAAGIQPDAMTLAKGLGGGFPIGAIVTFGEGPSSLLSAGQHGTTFGGNPVATAAALATLHVLEVQDVLANVRTVSRVFADGLARIDAVTDIRAHGLLIGFDLDRPVAAGVVTAALDAGFIVNAPGPKTIRLAPPLNLTAKQAASFLAALPALIKTAVAAQPTEGASS from the coding sequence ATGAGCAGTGAAACAGCGGGGCCGAACCCGGAACCGGCAGTAACGGAAGACACGGCAAACGGGCACGCCGCGACGGACCAGTCGACACAGCTCCGGGCGACGGCCGCCGCTGTGGTCGGCACCGGCACCGGCGAGCAGTGGCTGGCCCGCTACGGCAACTCGCTGATGGGCGTCTTTGGCAGTCCGCAGCGGGTGCTGGTACGCGGCGCCGGCGCCGTGGTGTGGGACGCGGACGGCAACGAATACCTGGACCTGCTCGGGGGCATCGCCGTGAACGCGCTGGGCCACGCCCACCCGTTTGTCACGTCGGTGATCGCCAGCCAGCTGGCCACCCTGGGCCACGTCTCGAACTTCTTCACCAGCCCGACGCAGATTGCGCTGGCGGAAAAACTGCTGCAACTCAGTGATGCCCCCTCGGGGTCCAGGGTGTTCTTCGCCAACTCGGGCACGGAGGCCAACGAGGCCGCGTTCAAGCTGGCCAGGGCGCACGGCAAGGCCAATCCGGCAGCGGACGGCCGCGCCCGCGGCACCATCCTTGCCCTCGACGGCGCGTTCCACGGCCGCACCATGGGGGCCCTGGCCCTCACCGCCAAGCAGGCCTACCGCGAACCGTTTGAACCCATGCCCGGCGGCGTGCGCCACATTGCCTTCAACGACATCGATGCCCTGCGGGACGCCCTGGATGACACCGTTGCCGCCCTCGTCATCGAACCCGTGCAGGGCGAGGCCGGGGTCCGCCCGCTCTCCGGCGAATACCTGCAGGCGGCGCGCGAACTGACCACCCGGGCCGGCGCGCTTCTCATTGTCGACGAGGTGCAGACCGGCGTGGGCCGCACGGGCGACTGGTTTGCCGGACTTGCCGCGGGGATCCAGCCCGACGCCATGACACTGGCCAAGGGCCTGGGCGGCGGATTTCCCATCGGTGCCATCGTCACCTTTGGCGAGGGCCCGTCGTCGCTCCTGTCCGCCGGGCAGCACGGCACCACCTTTGGCGGGAACCCGGTAGCCACCGCCGCGGCCCTGGCCACGCTGCATGTGCTGGAGGTCCAGGACGTCCTGGCCAACGTACGCACCGTCAGCAGGGTCTTCGCGGACGGACTGGCCAGGATCGACGCCGTCACGGACATCCGCGCGCACGGCCTCCTCATCGGCTTCGACCTGGACCGGCCCGTGGCCGCCGGAGTGGTCACCGCAGCCCTGGACGCGGGCTTCATAGTCAATGCCCCGGGCCCTAAAACCATCCGCCTGGCGCCGCCGCTGAATCTGACGGCCAAACAAGCCGCCTCCTTCCTCGCGGCGCTGCCGGCCCTCATCAAGACGGCCGTCGCGGCCCAGCCCACCGAAGGAGCATCCTCATGA
- the argF gene encoding ornithine carbamoyltransferase produces the protein MTRHFLVDTDLGPSEQAEVLALAAALKKAPYAKTTFAGDGAGAQTVAVIFDKTSTRTRVSFAAGVAALGGNPLIINPGEAQIGHKESVADTARVLERMVSTIVWRTYGQDGLEEMAANSKVPVINALSDDYHPCQLLADLLTIQEHKGTLAGLTMTYLGDSANNMANSYLLAGATAGMHVRVAGPEGYLPAASVVAAAEERAALTGGSVLVTTSAADAVSGADVLVTDTWVSMGQEEEKEARLQLFRDYALDDAALAKADAGAIVLHCLPAYRGYEIAASVIDGPQSVVWDEAENRLHAQKALMVWLVEQTAAEDALALQAATEAAGA, from the coding sequence ATGACCCGGCACTTCCTGGTCGACACCGACCTCGGCCCATCAGAGCAGGCAGAAGTCCTGGCCCTGGCCGCCGCACTGAAAAAGGCGCCCTATGCCAAAACCACCTTTGCCGGCGATGGCGCGGGTGCCCAGACGGTGGCAGTCATCTTTGACAAGACCTCCACCCGCACCCGCGTTTCCTTCGCCGCCGGCGTGGCCGCGCTGGGCGGCAACCCGCTGATCATCAATCCCGGCGAGGCCCAGATCGGCCACAAGGAGTCCGTGGCGGACACGGCAAGGGTGCTCGAGCGCATGGTTTCCACCATCGTGTGGCGCACCTACGGGCAGGACGGCCTGGAGGAAATGGCCGCGAACTCCAAGGTGCCCGTCATCAACGCCCTCTCTGACGACTACCACCCCTGCCAGCTGCTCGCGGACCTGCTCACCATCCAGGAACACAAGGGCACGCTGGCCGGTCTGACCATGACGTACCTGGGCGATTCGGCCAACAACATGGCCAACTCCTACCTCCTGGCCGGCGCCACGGCCGGCATGCACGTGCGCGTCGCCGGCCCCGAGGGCTACCTGCCCGCCGCCTCCGTGGTTGCGGCCGCCGAGGAACGCGCCGCCCTCACCGGCGGTTCGGTGCTGGTCACGACCAGCGCGGCCGACGCCGTCTCCGGCGCGGACGTCCTGGTCACCGACACGTGGGTGTCCATGGGCCAGGAGGAAGAAAAGGAGGCGCGCCTCCAACTGTTCAGGGACTATGCGCTCGACGACGCCGCGCTCGCCAAGGCGGATGCCGGCGCGATTGTCCTCCACTGCCTCCCCGCCTACCGCGGGTACGAGATCGCGGCCTCCGTCATCGACGGCCCCCAGTCCGTGGTGTGGGACGAGGCCGAAAACCGCCTCCACGCCCAGAAGGCCCTCATGGTGTGGCTGGTGGAGCAGACGGCTGCCGAGGACGCCCTGGCGCTGCAGGCTGCCACCGAAGCGGCCGGCGCCTGA
- a CDS encoding arginine repressor: MSRSPSAGAAMPTTKTARQARVTALLANKAVRSQAELATLLADDGLVVGQATLSRDLVELRAYRVRGKDGGLIYAVPREGGERGVHSPSSQELLDTRLVRLCGELLVTAEASANIAVLRTPPGAANFLALAIDHSVMPSILGTIAGDDTVMIITRDPQGGAQVAERFLQFAAESGASG, translated from the coding sequence ATGTCCAGATCGCCTTCCGCCGGGGCCGCCATGCCCACCACCAAGACGGCACGCCAGGCCCGCGTGACGGCGCTGCTGGCCAACAAGGCCGTCCGCTCCCAGGCGGAACTGGCCACCCTGCTGGCCGACGACGGCCTGGTGGTGGGGCAGGCGACGCTCTCCCGCGACCTCGTGGAGCTGCGGGCCTACCGGGTGCGTGGCAAGGACGGCGGGCTGATTTACGCCGTGCCGCGGGAGGGAGGGGAGCGCGGCGTCCACTCGCCGTCGTCCCAGGAACTGCTGGACACGCGGCTGGTGCGCCTGTGCGGGGAACTGCTCGTCACCGCGGAGGCCTCCGCCAACATCGCCGTGCTGCGGACCCCGCCGGGGGCCGCAAACTTCCTGGCCCTGGCCATTGACCATTCGGTCATGCCGAGCATCCTTGGCACCATTGCCGGGGACGACACGGTCATGATCATCACCCGCGATCCGCAAGGCGGGGCCCAGGTGGCCGAGCGCTTCCTGCAATTTGCCGCCGAATCCGGCGCCTCAGGCTGA
- a CDS encoding argininosuccinate synthase, with amino-acid sequence MTDRIVLAYSGGLDTSVAIGWIGEATGAEVIAVAVDVGQGGESLEDIRQRALACGAVEAYVADARDEFANDYAMPTLKANALYQGHYPLVSAISRPVIVKHLVKAAREFGATTVAHGCTGKGNDQVRFEVGIQTLGPDLKCIAPVRDLALTRDKAIAFAEDKGLPIETTKKNPYSIDQNVWGRAVETGYLEDIWNAPTKDIYDYTATPEFPPAPDEVIITFAQGVPVAIDGHKVTPLQAIQELNRRAGAQGVGRIDVVEDRLVGIKSREIYEAPGAMALITAHKHLEDITVEREQARFKATVGQRWAELVYDGQWFSPLKRSLDAFIEDTQKYVSGDIRMTLHGGAAIVNGRRSDTSLYDFDLATYDTGDTFDQSQARGFIELWGMSSKVASTRDQRTAGK; translated from the coding sequence GTGACTGACCGCATTGTATTGGCCTACTCCGGTGGCCTCGACACATCCGTTGCCATTGGCTGGATCGGGGAAGCCACTGGCGCCGAAGTCATCGCTGTTGCCGTGGACGTCGGGCAGGGCGGGGAGTCCTTGGAGGACATCCGCCAGCGTGCGTTGGCCTGCGGCGCCGTCGAGGCGTACGTGGCCGACGCCCGCGACGAATTCGCCAACGATTACGCCATGCCCACGCTGAAGGCGAACGCCCTCTACCAGGGCCACTACCCGCTGGTCTCGGCCATCTCCCGCCCCGTCATCGTCAAGCACCTGGTCAAGGCCGCCCGCGAATTTGGCGCCACGACCGTGGCCCACGGCTGCACGGGAAAGGGCAACGACCAGGTCCGTTTTGAGGTCGGCATCCAGACCCTGGGGCCGGACCTGAAATGCATCGCCCCCGTCCGCGACCTGGCACTGACCCGCGACAAGGCCATCGCGTTCGCCGAGGACAAGGGCCTTCCCATCGAGACCACCAAAAAGAATCCGTACTCCATTGACCAGAACGTCTGGGGCCGCGCCGTGGAAACTGGCTACCTCGAGGACATCTGGAACGCGCCCACCAAGGACATCTACGACTACACGGCCACCCCGGAATTCCCGCCGGCGCCGGACGAGGTCATCATTACCTTCGCCCAGGGCGTCCCCGTCGCGATCGACGGCCACAAGGTGACACCGCTGCAGGCCATCCAGGAACTGAACCGCCGGGCCGGCGCGCAGGGCGTGGGCCGGATCGACGTCGTCGAGGACCGCCTGGTGGGCATCAAGTCCCGCGAAATCTACGAAGCCCCCGGCGCGATGGCGCTGATTACCGCGCACAAGCACCTCGAGGACATCACCGTCGAGCGCGAGCAGGCCCGCTTCAAGGCCACCGTGGGCCAGCGCTGGGCCGAGCTGGTCTACGACGGCCAGTGGTTCTCCCCGCTCAAGCGCTCCCTGGACGCCTTCATCGAGGACACCCAGAAGTACGTCTCCGGCGACATCCGCATGACCCTGCACGGCGGTGCGGCCATCGTGAACGGCCGCCGCTCGGACACGTCCCTGTACGACTTTGACCTGGCCACCTACGACACCGGCGACACCTTTGACCAGTCGCAGGCACGCGGTTTCATCGAGCTCTGGGGTATGTCCTCCAAGGTGGCCTCCACCCGCGACCAGCGCACCGCAGGGAAGTAG
- the argH gene encoding argininosuccinate lyase, translating to MQGSPAERSEVGGRSGTNEGALWGGRFQGGPADALAALSKSTHFDWRLALYDIAGSKAHARVLHTAGLLDDAELAGMLTALSELEEDVKSGAYGPSETDEDVHGSLERGLIERAGTALGGKLRAGRSRNDQIATLGRMYLRDHARIIAGGVLSVVDALVGQAKVHHGVAMPGRTHLQHAQPVLLSHHLLAHAWALLRDVQRLVDWDKRAAVSPYGSGALAGSSLGLDPNAVAADLGFDSAAWNSIDGTASRDVFAEFAWVAAMIGVDLSRVSEEVILWATKEFSFVTLHDSYSTGSSIMPQKKNPDVAELARGKAGRLIGDLTGLLATLKGLPLAYNRDLQEDKEPVFDAADTLELLLPAVSGMIATLVFNTGRMESLAPQGFALATDIAEWLVRQGVPFRDAHELSGAAVKVAESRGVELWDLTDEEYARISAHLTPEVRTVLSTEGSLNSRNSQGGTAPSAVLQQLAALEGQLGDARAFLA from the coding sequence ATGCAGGGGTCCCCGGCAGAGCGAAGCGAGGTTGGGGGGCGTTCGGGGACCAACGAAGGCGCGCTCTGGGGCGGGCGCTTCCAGGGCGGGCCTGCCGATGCCCTGGCCGCCCTGAGCAAGTCCACGCACTTTGACTGGCGCCTGGCGCTGTACGACATCGCCGGGTCCAAGGCCCACGCCCGTGTCCTGCACACGGCAGGGCTGCTCGACGACGCCGAACTTGCGGGCATGCTCACGGCGCTTTCGGAGCTGGAAGAGGACGTGAAGTCAGGCGCCTACGGTCCGTCGGAAACCGACGAGGACGTGCACGGCTCCCTGGAACGCGGCCTGATCGAGCGCGCCGGCACCGCCCTGGGCGGCAAGCTCCGCGCGGGCCGCTCACGCAACGACCAGATTGCCACGCTGGGCCGGATGTACCTGCGGGACCATGCACGCATCATCGCCGGGGGAGTGCTCTCCGTGGTCGACGCCCTCGTTGGGCAGGCGAAGGTTCACCACGGCGTCGCCATGCCCGGTCGCACGCACCTCCAGCACGCCCAGCCGGTGCTGCTCAGCCACCACCTGCTGGCCCACGCCTGGGCCCTGCTGCGCGACGTGCAGCGCCTGGTCGATTGGGACAAGCGCGCCGCGGTGTCCCCCTACGGCTCGGGCGCGCTGGCCGGTTCCTCGCTGGGTCTGGACCCGAACGCCGTCGCCGCGGACCTGGGTTTCGACTCGGCAGCCTGGAACTCCATCGACGGCACCGCCTCCCGCGACGTCTTCGCCGAGTTTGCGTGGGTCGCGGCCATGATCGGGGTGGACCTGTCCCGCGTTTCGGAGGAAGTGATCCTGTGGGCCACCAAGGAGTTCTCCTTTGTGACGCTGCATGATTCCTACTCCACAGGTTCCTCCATCATGCCGCAGAAAAAGAACCCCGACGTGGCCGAACTGGCCCGGGGCAAGGCAGGGCGCCTCATCGGCGACCTGACAGGGCTGCTGGCCACGCTCAAAGGCCTGCCGCTGGCCTACAACAGGGACCTGCAGGAGGACAAGGAGCCCGTCTTCGACGCGGCGGATACCCTGGAACTGCTCCTCCCGGCCGTTTCGGGCATGATCGCCACGCTGGTGTTCAACACCGGACGCATGGAATCCCTTGCCCCGCAGGGCTTTGCGCTGGCCACCGACATCGCCGAATGGCTGGTCCGCCAGGGCGTGCCGTTCCGCGACGCCCACGAGCTGTCGGGGGCCGCCGTCAAGGTGGCTGAGTCCCGCGGAGTGGAGCTGTGGGACCTGACAGACGAGGAATACGCACGCATTTCGGCCCATCTCACCCCAGAGGTCCGGACGGTGCTCAGCACGGAGGGATCGCTGAACAGCCGCAACTCTCAGGGGGGCACGGCCCCGTCAGCCGTGCTCCAGCAGCTCGCCGCCCTGGAGGGGCAGCTGGGCGACGCGCGCGCCTTCCTGGCCTGA